Proteins encoded within one genomic window of Novipirellula galeiformis:
- a CDS encoding class I SAM-dependent methyltransferase, which yields MNFIQACGSEWMERAPKRLFEPACGTGRLLYALVKKGFRVDGLDLNPKAVEFCNARFRRHGVRESAFVADMSDFSTTWKCDLAFNTINSFRHLCSEREARGHLQCMGQVVRPGGLYLLGVHLTPTTVPPSETESWSARRGHLAINTHMWTNERDTESRIERFGIRFDIHSPSKSFRITDELVLRSYTPKQMNRLIKSSKCWDVAATYDFGYDVHQPIDVDASTEDVVYVLRRKPDAS from the coding sequence GTGAACTTCATCCAAGCTTGCGGAAGCGAGTGGATGGAGCGTGCGCCGAAGCGATTGTTCGAGCCTGCGTGTGGCACCGGACGGCTGTTGTACGCGTTGGTGAAAAAAGGCTTTCGAGTCGATGGTCTCGACTTGAATCCCAAAGCGGTTGAGTTTTGCAATGCAAGATTCCGCCGACACGGAGTGCGTGAATCGGCGTTTGTTGCTGACATGTCCGATTTTTCCACGACCTGGAAATGCGATCTGGCGTTCAACACGATCAACAGCTTTCGGCATCTCTGCAGCGAGCGAGAAGCACGCGGGCATTTGCAGTGCATGGGGCAGGTCGTTCGTCCCGGCGGGCTGTATTTGCTCGGCGTTCATCTAACGCCAACGACGGTCCCGCCGAGTGAGACGGAGTCGTGGTCCGCCCGCCGCGGACATTTGGCAATCAATACACACATGTGGACGAACGAGCGAGATACCGAGAGCCGTATTGAGCGATTTGGAATTCGTTTTGATATTCACAGTCCCTCGAAAAGTTTTCGCATCACGGATGAGCTCGTGCTGCGAAGCTATACCCCCAAGCAAATGAATCGATTGATTAAATCGAGCAAGTGTTGGGATGTCGCTGCAACCTATGACTTTGGATACGACGTACATCAGCCGATTGACGTCGACGCATCGACCGAAGATGTGGTTTACGTTCTGCGTCGCAAACCTGACGCGAGTTGA
- a CDS encoding DNA-directed RNA polymerase subunit omega: protein MLEELKEEEIVNKVGGRFKLSTLIQKRLVQLNQGSRALVNVDTHDKMTIVLQEIMQDKIVLNMDNEIQTLEDLTAAADAASDGPDLDASDL from the coding sequence ATGCTCGAAGAGCTAAAAGAAGAAGAGATTGTCAACAAGGTCGGTGGCCGTTTTAAATTGAGCACGCTGATTCAAAAGCGATTGGTTCAATTGAACCAGGGGAGCCGGGCGCTCGTGAACGTCGACACCCACGACAAGATGACGATTGTTTTGCAAGAGATCATGCAGGACAAGATCGTCTTGAACATGGACAATGAGATCCAGACGCTCGAGGATCTGACCGCGGCAGCCGATGCCGCCTCGGACGGCCCCGATTTGGATGCATCCGATCTATGA
- a CDS encoding flavoprotein, whose product MSKEGRAILLAVGGGIAAYKSATVCSRLVQSGYDLRTAMTSSATQFIGAATFAALSGKPVAQDSFDSPRFPLGAHIEWTRDLALMIVAPATANLLAKFATGLADDLISTLYLQAECPVLLAPAMSASMWSKPSVQRNVEVLRGDGCHFVGPESGWLSCRVRGEGRMAEPNSIVESAMLRIASH is encoded by the coding sequence ATGAGTAAGGAAGGGCGAGCGATCTTGCTCGCCGTCGGCGGTGGCATTGCAGCCTACAAGTCTGCGACCGTATGCAGTCGGCTCGTTCAATCGGGCTACGATCTGCGTACGGCGATGACTTCGTCGGCGACTCAGTTTATTGGCGCGGCAACCTTTGCGGCGCTCTCGGGAAAGCCGGTCGCCCAGGATTCGTTTGATTCCCCTCGTTTTCCGTTGGGAGCTCATATCGAGTGGACTCGCGACTTGGCATTGATGATTGTAGCGCCGGCCACCGCTAATCTTTTAGCCAAGTTTGCAACGGGGCTGGCCGACGATCTTATCAGTACGCTGTACCTGCAAGCGGAGTGTCCCGTGCTGCTCGCCCCGGCGATGAGTGCATCGATGTGGAGCAAACCGTCGGTCCAGCGGAATGTGGAAGTCCTGCGCGGCGATGGGTGCCATTTTGTCGGACCCGAGTCAGGTTGGTTAAGTTGTCGCGTTCGCGGAGAAGGACGCATGGCGGAGCCCAATTCCATCGTCGAATCGGCTATGCTTCGGATTGCTTCGCATTAG
- a CDS encoding putative manganese-dependent inorganic diphosphatase, which yields MTLFVFGHRNPDTDAICSAIAYSDFLKQTSRPDAIAACCGAPNQRTEFALRKAKLPPPRIIMDVRPEIEDVCQRNVIFARQTEVFFEVYQRMKEHGLSAIPVLDHDDKVLGIVTLLDLLELVLQGDVDPVHSREVCSNLSKVASVLDGEFQHSVKPDQTDEFVVIVGAMSAEGFTKRMKQFPADRLLVVSGDRPTIQLPALEMGVRALVITGGYELSSGLLHLAEARGVSVIVSPYDTATTTMRIKAARLIDSVVNDEFISLPAKMPVATARQQVFRTMQTVFPVVDNGKLFGVLSKSDLVNPPMPELVLVDHNELSQAVQGAEDAIISEVLDHHRLGGSLKSSNPIRFTLEPVGSTCTLVARKFRQANLEPTSGVALCMASGIISDTLFLRSPTTTDVDRDILAWLQQFCTLDLKEYATEFFEVGSALRSGEAERVVREDCKEFEEAGVKFSISQIEEIGFDLFWDRKGELVAALEQLSKENQLDFSALLVTDIASNGSLLLMSREPDGWDEINYPELEENLYELEEVVSRKKQLLPLIISLLDSAPASSR from the coding sequence ATGACTCTGTTTGTCTTTGGGCACCGCAATCCCGATACCGATGCGATTTGCAGTGCCATTGCGTACTCCGATTTCCTCAAGCAAACCAGTCGCCCGGATGCAATCGCCGCCTGTTGTGGTGCTCCGAATCAACGTACCGAGTTTGCCCTCCGCAAAGCCAAGTTGCCGCCGCCGCGGATCATCATGGACGTGCGTCCTGAGATCGAGGATGTGTGTCAGCGTAATGTGATCTTCGCGCGCCAAACCGAAGTCTTTTTCGAAGTCTACCAACGGATGAAAGAGCATGGGTTGAGCGCGATTCCGGTCTTGGATCATGACGACAAGGTGCTTGGGATTGTGACCTTGCTCGATCTGTTGGAGCTCGTGCTGCAAGGCGATGTGGATCCGGTTCACTCCCGCGAAGTGTGTAGCAATCTCAGCAAGGTCGCCTCGGTTCTCGATGGTGAGTTCCAACATAGCGTCAAGCCTGACCAGACCGACGAATTCGTCGTGATCGTGGGGGCGATGAGTGCGGAAGGATTCACCAAGCGAATGAAGCAATTTCCCGCTGACCGCTTGTTGGTGGTTAGCGGTGACCGTCCCACGATCCAGTTGCCAGCTCTGGAGATGGGCGTGCGAGCATTGGTGATCACGGGCGGCTACGAGTTGTCGAGTGGTTTGTTGCACTTGGCGGAAGCCCGAGGCGTTTCCGTGATCGTGAGCCCGTATGACACCGCCACGACCACGATGCGTATCAAGGCTGCGCGGTTGATCGATTCCGTCGTTAACGATGAGTTTATTTCGTTGCCAGCCAAGATGCCGGTCGCAACGGCGCGTCAACAAGTCTTTCGCACCATGCAAACCGTTTTTCCCGTGGTCGACAACGGCAAGCTATTTGGAGTGCTGAGTAAAAGTGATTTGGTGAATCCACCGATGCCTGAATTGGTGCTGGTCGATCACAACGAGTTGTCACAGGCGGTCCAAGGGGCGGAGGATGCGATCATCAGCGAAGTGCTTGATCATCATCGCCTCGGAGGTTCGCTGAAGTCATCCAATCCCATTCGTTTCACACTAGAACCAGTCGGGTCCACGTGCACGTTGGTCGCACGCAAGTTTCGTCAGGCGAACTTGGAACCCACTTCGGGGGTGGCGCTGTGCATGGCGTCAGGCATCATCAGCGATACGCTGTTTTTACGCTCGCCAACGACGACCGATGTGGATCGAGACATTTTGGCTTGGTTGCAACAATTTTGCACGCTTGATTTGAAAGAGTATGCGACGGAGTTCTTTGAGGTCGGGTCGGCACTGCGTAGCGGAGAAGCGGAACGCGTGGTGCGCGAGGATTGCAAAGAGTTTGAAGAGGCGGGAGTCAAGTTCTCCATTTCTCAGATTGAAGAAATCGGCTTTGATCTTTTCTGGGATCGTAAAGGCGAGCTTGTGGCCGCGCTGGAACAGCTCTCCAAGGAGAATCAGCTCGATTTTTCAGCGTTGTTGGTCACGGACATCGCCAGCAACGGCAGTTTGTTGTTGATGAGCCGCGAACCCGATGGCTGGGACGAGATCAACTATCCCGAGCTCGAAGAGAATCTGTACGAATTAGAAGAGGTGGTCAGCCGCAAAAAGCAACTGTTGCCCTTGATCATCAGTCTGTTGGATTCCGCGCCGGCATCGAGCAGGTAA
- a CDS encoding YicC family protein, whose translation MSSVIIENARSMTGQGHATQQTDLGTFVVEVRTVNNRGFKCALRSTDSLSSFDSRVESLVRTLIHRGSVNLAISWKRPPAETLPQIDSEVLGAYFSQLQNAKNTFAGEGATIDLAQLAMLPGVIVQKTQDRRDNAVLWETVQQTIRDAVQSLDVMRAQEGANMAASLRMDCELIRQHVAQIAELAPQSVDAYQKRLETKIQRVLAQHEIDVPMIDLLREVQIYADRVDYSEEVMRLGSHLQLFEQTLSGKVAGDSQPPASQTDAGQIDASQADAGNDREPSGRKLEFIVQEMLRETNTIGSKASQTEISAHVVEIKCAIERMRELVQNLE comes from the coding sequence ATGAGCTCTGTGATCATTGAAAACGCGCGCAGCATGACGGGCCAAGGTCATGCCACCCAGCAAACGGATCTCGGTACGTTTGTGGTGGAGGTGCGCACCGTGAATAACCGCGGCTTTAAGTGCGCCCTGAGGTCCACCGATTCGCTGTCGTCGTTTGACAGTCGGGTGGAGTCGCTGGTGCGAACCTTGATTCACCGCGGCAGTGTGAATCTAGCGATTAGTTGGAAGCGGCCGCCCGCAGAAACGCTTCCGCAAATCGACTCGGAAGTGTTGGGGGCTTACTTCTCGCAATTGCAAAACGCCAAGAATACCTTTGCTGGAGAAGGGGCCACGATCGATCTGGCTCAACTTGCAATGCTTCCAGGCGTCATTGTCCAGAAGACTCAAGATCGGCGTGACAACGCGGTCCTGTGGGAAACCGTTCAGCAAACGATCCGCGACGCCGTGCAGAGTCTGGATGTGATGCGGGCTCAAGAGGGAGCCAATATGGCTGCGAGTCTTCGCATGGATTGCGAGCTGATTCGTCAACACGTCGCTCAGATCGCGGAGCTTGCACCGCAAAGTGTGGACGCCTACCAAAAGCGGCTGGAGACAAAGATTCAGCGGGTCTTAGCGCAGCACGAGATCGATGTGCCAATGATCGATCTGTTGAGGGAAGTCCAAATCTATGCCGATCGTGTGGACTACAGCGAAGAGGTCATGCGGTTAGGCAGTCATTTGCAGTTGTTTGAGCAGACGCTTAGCGGCAAGGTCGCTGGCGATTCGCAGCCGCCCGCGAGCCAAACGGACGCAGGCCAGATTGACGCGAGCCAAGCTGACGCGGGCAACGATCGGGAGCCATCGGGCCGCAAGTTGGAGTTTATCGTTCAGGAGATGTTGCGAGAAACCAACACGATTGGCAGCAAGGCGTCGCAAACGGAGATTTCGGCGCATGTGGTCGAGATCAAGTGTGCGATCGAACGGATGCGAGAATTGGTCCAAAATCTCGAATAA
- the gmk gene encoding guanylate kinase encodes MSEEGCGRLVIVSGPSGAGKSTVLRRLRSECELPLQMSVSATTRPPRPGERDGVDYFFLDHEEFEQRRQVGDFLECKEVFGRGHWYGTLNEQVATGLNAGKWVILEIDVQGALAILDHQEFNPITLFIHPGGTEELERRLRTRATESEAAIAARLETACREMQFMHRYQYEIINESVDQAVLDICQILKDQKETKPCSKS; translated from the coding sequence ATGAGTGAGGAAGGGTGTGGTCGATTGGTCATTGTTTCGGGTCCGAGTGGGGCGGGGAAATCGACCGTCTTGCGCCGGCTGAGATCGGAATGCGAATTGCCGCTCCAAATGAGCGTGTCGGCGACCACCCGGCCGCCTCGCCCCGGTGAACGAGATGGAGTGGATTACTTTTTTCTTGATCACGAAGAGTTTGAACAGCGACGCCAAGTGGGTGATTTCCTCGAGTGCAAAGAGGTTTTTGGCCGCGGGCATTGGTATGGAACGTTAAACGAGCAGGTCGCCACTGGCCTGAATGCCGGAAAATGGGTTATTTTGGAGATCGATGTTCAAGGAGCGCTGGCAATCCTCGATCATCAAGAGTTCAATCCGATTACACTCTTCATTCACCCGGGCGGAACCGAGGAGCTTGAGCGGCGACTTCGCACGCGTGCAACGGAGTCCGAGGCTGCGATTGCGGCTCGGCTCGAAACAGCCTGTCGAGAGATGCAGTTCATGCATCGCTATCAATACGAAATCATCAACGAGTCGGTCGATCAAGCCGTCTTGGATATCTGCCAAATTTTGAAAGACCAAAAGGAAACAAAGCCATGCTCGAAGAGCTAA